The Puntigrus tetrazona isolate hp1 chromosome 23, ASM1883169v1, whole genome shotgun sequence genome has a segment encoding these proteins:
- the naa10 gene encoding N-alpha-acetyltransferase 10, with protein sequence MNIRNARPEDLMNMQHCNLLCLPENYQMKYYFYHGLSWPQLSYIAEDENGKIVGYVLAKMEEDPDDVPHGHITSLAVKRSHRRLGLAQKLMDQASRAMIENFNAKYVSLHVRKSNRAALHLYSNTLKFQISEVEPKYYADGEDAYAMKRNLTQMADELQKPGVRLWGSETPASQDTSVTGLVEKLTVQDGEKEGDGDSGGESKEMSEVSEATESTDVKDSSSDS encoded by the exons ATGAATATACGCAACGCACGG CCGGAAGATCTGATGAACATGCAGCACTGCAACCTGCTGTGTCTTCCAGAAAACTATCAGATGAAGTACTACTTCTACCACGGCCTGTCCTGGCCACAG CTGTCGTACATTGCAGAGGACGAGAATGGGAAGATAGTGGGTTACGTTTTGGCTAAAAt GGAGGAGGATCCTGACGATGTGCCTCATGGACACATTACATCACTG GCAGTTAAACGCTCTCACAGGCGTCTAGGACTGGCTCAAAAACTGATGGATCAAGCCAGCAGAGCCATGATTGAGAACTTCAATGCCAAATATGTGTCTTTACATGTCAGGAAGAG TAACCGGGCCGCTCTTCACTTGTACTCAAACACACTCAAGTTTCA GATCAGTGAAGTGGAGCCCAAATATTACGCTGATGGAGAAGATGCTTATGCCATGAAGAGGAATCTCACACAGATGGCAGATGAG TTGCAGAAACCAGGTGTTCGTCTGTGGGGCTCTGAGACGCCAGCATCTCAGGACACATCTGTTACTGGCCTGGTGGAGAAGCTGACGGTGCAGGACGGAGAGAAGGAGGGAGACGGGGACAGTGGAGGAGAGAGCAAAGAAATGAGCGAGGTCAGCGAGGCCACGGAGAGCACGGACGTCAAAGACTCCTCGTCAGACTCTTAA